In Halorhabdus tiamatea SARL4B, a genomic segment contains:
- a CDS encoding VWA domain-containing protein, translating to MSASGRRRLFAVIASVLMIVSMLPAGTVSAETVSETAGNTAAADPVSEVSMDGPPVILKAQAMERIENFSASSNQLESAKERARSRLNDSFSYYQDPIRVDDQHAFIRDAEVLRALTDFAGTNQSKRLDQIVELVTRADNQSSRQVIRDAESAFTATEADLGSGMKHSAEAHIDNARWQLARAERIRDRAGEQSGAQSIRTTARAVRTYGSAVNQAHTALRMIDGEVGPEVSLTRRTDPIRNGSERAGYTLVGHVSDPTGLDAVNVTATINDDRTVDLPLRRGYANGTFVKTINLTERVNTIEIAVVESTDNQQSNNGKQKSKQKGKKKGNNGNGGVSSGQSQTSTVVLRLDGDGLPDTYEENVTGTDPLDPDSDAPSTEVNEADNGTIDGHEDFDGDGLSTIRERELGTDPLEADTDGDDLPDGFEEFVIGTDPLDADTDDDGTSDGAEDLDGDGLTNAEEYEAETSPQYADIDGDGLTDPQELANGTDPWQADTDDDGLDDGVEPTDPFNTDPLDPDTDDDGVEDGNETYTTTTGNESLGVDIELTGQGNVAGGVTVGEDTERFAEGDRVANISVSEIVEIESTREFESANVTISYDDSLPAASNESDLAVVTYDPEKQLYVPINSTIDAENNTVTAQTEHFSTFAVFSISNWADDVTAEVPSNGSDGSSGDDSIQSVDVQFIIDSSGSMGGNDPQEFRKQAAKEFVGALIPGDRAGVVDFDHTAHVAQELTTDFGAVNVTIESLDASGGTDIGSGVARANQHFASASNNSRAKVAILLTDGQGSGGRAQARTAADRNITIHTIGFGGADGNKLSDIASITNGTYNYVEDASDLPNVFSRVAEEVEPKDTDGDGLPDVLEENGLPIGHTGSDLRRLPTNATDKHTDGDELTDGEEAKEYREYPIDFVVNDLEHEYIVSYFELRSNPTRADSDGDGLEDHEEVSLENNSKADGWNISVINESGQPYRWAGSVDENPDANITVTSNPMLKDTDGDGLNDTEEKEYTHTDPREPVTYGITAEQAEMIELIEADGEVFRFRFGADALGIPEQLATEEITVGPSGLNDATSDFDFVTDDSLDWNYASRSRELFNRITFTALDGTKRTDTWLSNTRELEEGTDPWDPDFDDDGLTDGQELKGITKATQGTTGGIASFTYFNVREANILEEPTVPLNPDTDGDGYWDGWIGVYDVDYSDNVILYRENLQSGNGVSGADERVDEQVGVHVVHPEDPGAYLDNSPGSSVKRHSNVHLGELHWDSFDPSQTADPNDDSVKPDPSLDVEVDRYANADSRALQAHSGVEQNYALYGINANLHLDGDPLNDSDLTEKKTKCYQKHGPEVCVETEDEFTPPTTYPEAKWIEQEHHDNESRAYMFITTKGADNHYNVLPSWDGVDGVASSDGSDWVLGHVHGFGFGTLVFTKDHQNDPKPIAYQKTIVHEIGHLIGAGRNDDSSRYGTGVVPDEVYSGNDDDQTKEDVGFSGPNQYEWSVMSSGWNRPVTNRPMNGDYIAFSIEELFTIEFENIDSQNE from the coding sequence ATGTCCGCAAGTGGGCGGCGGAGATTGTTCGCGGTGATCGCATCGGTTCTTATGATTGTCTCGATGTTGCCGGCGGGAACGGTGTCTGCCGAGACGGTTTCCGAAACCGCGGGGAATACAGCGGCGGCTGATCCGGTTTCTGAAGTATCCATGGACGGGCCGCCGGTGATACTGAAAGCCCAGGCCATGGAGCGAATCGAGAACTTCTCGGCCTCGTCGAACCAACTCGAGTCGGCTAAGGAACGGGCTCGCTCGCGACTGAACGATTCCTTTTCGTATTACCAGGATCCGATACGCGTCGACGACCAGCACGCGTTCATTCGCGATGCGGAAGTACTCCGCGCGCTGACTGACTTCGCCGGGACGAATCAGAGCAAGCGACTCGACCAGATCGTCGAGTTGGTGACGCGGGCGGATAACCAGTCTTCCAGACAAGTCATCCGTGATGCTGAATCTGCATTCACGGCGACTGAGGCGGACCTCGGCTCGGGAATGAAACATAGTGCTGAGGCGCACATCGACAATGCTCGGTGGCAACTCGCCCGCGCCGAGCGGATCCGCGATCGCGCTGGCGAGCAATCGGGAGCGCAGTCGATTCGTACAACGGCACGGGCCGTCCGAACGTACGGCTCGGCGGTCAACCAGGCTCACACTGCCTTGCGAATGATCGATGGCGAGGTCGGCCCGGAGGTGTCGTTGACACGGCGGACGGATCCGATCCGTAACGGGAGCGAACGAGCTGGCTATACGCTTGTGGGGCACGTTTCGGATCCCACCGGATTGGACGCGGTGAACGTCACTGCGACGATCAACGATGATCGGACAGTCGACCTTCCGCTTCGCCGTGGCTACGCCAACGGCACGTTCGTGAAAACGATCAATCTCACCGAGCGTGTGAATACGATCGAAATTGCGGTCGTCGAGAGTACTGACAACCAACAGTCGAACAACGGCAAGCAGAAATCCAAGCAGAAGGGCAAAAAGAAGGGCAACAACGGCAACGGTGGCGTCTCATCCGGGCAGAGCCAGACGAGCACGGTGGTGCTTCGCCTGGACGGTGATGGCCTGCCCGATACCTACGAGGAGAATGTGACGGGCACTGATCCGCTGGATCCTGACAGTGACGCACCGTCGACCGAGGTGAACGAGGCCGACAACGGCACGATCGACGGCCACGAGGACTTCGACGGTGATGGGTTGTCGACGATCCGAGAACGGGAACTCGGGACGGATCCACTCGAAGCTGATACAGACGGTGACGATCTACCTGATGGCTTCGAGGAGTTCGTGATCGGGACGGACCCACTCGACGCCGACACAGACGATGACGGTACATCCGATGGTGCGGAAGACCTCGACGGAGACGGGTTAACCAACGCAGAGGAGTACGAAGCGGAGACTTCGCCACAGTATGCCGACATCGACGGTGACGGGCTGACCGATCCCCAGGAACTCGCTAACGGGACGGATCCGTGGCAGGCCGACACTGACGACGACGGCCTCGACGATGGCGTCGAACCGACCGACCCGTTCAACACGGACCCGCTCGATCCCGATACCGACGATGACGGCGTAGAGGATGGCAACGAGACCTACACGACGACGACAGGCAACGAGAGTCTGGGCGTCGACATCGAGTTGACTGGTCAGGGGAACGTAGCTGGTGGCGTGACTGTTGGCGAGGATACTGAACGCTTCGCCGAAGGCGATCGCGTTGCGAACATAAGCGTCTCGGAGATCGTCGAGATCGAATCCACGCGCGAGTTCGAGTCGGCGAACGTCACCATCTCATACGACGATTCTCTTCCCGCTGCGAGCAACGAGTCAGATCTGGCAGTCGTCACCTACGACCCCGAGAAGCAACTCTACGTCCCGATCAACTCGACGATCGACGCCGAGAACAACACGGTGACAGCCCAGACCGAACACTTCTCGACGTTCGCCGTCTTCTCGATTTCGAACTGGGCAGATGATGTCACCGCCGAGGTGCCGTCGAACGGGTCAGACGGATCGAGCGGGGACGATTCGATCCAGTCCGTGGACGTCCAGTTCATCATCGACTCCTCGGGCTCGATGGGCGGAAACGATCCTCAGGAATTCCGGAAGCAAGCAGCCAAAGAGTTCGTCGGCGCGCTCATTCCGGGCGACCGGGCGGGCGTGGTGGACTTCGATCACACTGCCCACGTCGCTCAGGAGTTGACGACGGACTTCGGCGCGGTCAACGTCACGATCGAGAGTCTGGACGCGAGTGGCGGGACGGACATCGGCAGCGGTGTCGCGCGGGCAAACCAGCACTTCGCGAGTGCGAGCAACAACTCTCGCGCAAAGGTTGCGATCCTATTGACTGACGGCCAGGGCTCGGGCGGCCGGGCTCAGGCACGGACAGCCGCCGACCGGAATATCACGATCCACACGATCGGGTTCGGGGGAGCGGATGGAAACAAACTCTCGGATATCGCATCGATCACCAATGGGACGTACAATTACGTCGAGGACGCCTCGGACTTGCCGAACGTCTTCTCGCGTGTCGCCGAAGAGGTCGAACCGAAAGACACCGACGGCGACGGACTGCCGGACGTCCTCGAAGAAAACGGACTGCCGATTGGTCACACTGGCTCGGACCTCCGCCGGCTTCCGACCAACGCAACCGACAAGCACACTGATGGCGACGAGCTCACGGACGGCGAAGAGGCCAAGGAATACCGAGAGTACCCGATCGACTTCGTCGTCAACGACCTCGAGCACGAGTACATCGTCTCGTACTTCGAACTGCGATCCAATCCGACGCGCGCCGATTCGGACGGTGATGGCCTCGAAGATCACGAGGAAGTCTCTCTGGAGAACAACTCGAAGGCCGACGGCTGGAACATCTCGGTGATCAACGAGAGCGGCCAGCCCTACCGGTGGGCTGGCAGTGTCGATGAGAATCCGGACGCCAATATCACCGTCACGTCCAACCCCATGCTGAAAGATACGGACGGCGACGGACTGAATGATACCGAGGAGAAGGAATACACGCATACGGATCCGCGCGAGCCCGTGACGTACGGGATTACTGCAGAGCAAGCCGAAATGATCGAACTGATCGAAGCAGATGGAGAGGTTTTTCGATTCCGATTCGGTGCAGACGCTCTCGGCATTCCAGAACAATTAGCGACAGAAGAAATTACGGTCGGGCCAAGCGGGTTGAACGATGCGACGAGTGATTTTGATTTCGTCACTGACGACTCGCTTGACTGGAACTACGCTTCGCGTAGTCGCGAACTGTTCAATCGGATCACGTTCACTGCTCTGGATGGAACCAAGCGGACGGACACCTGGCTGTCAAACACTCGTGAATTGGAGGAGGGAACGGACCCATGGGATCCCGACTTTGACGACGATGGGTTGACCGATGGACAAGAACTGAAAGGGATCACGAAAGCCACCCAAGGGACTACCGGTGGTATAGCATCGTTCACATATTTCAACGTTAGAGAGGCGAACATACTAGAAGAACCGACTGTTCCACTGAATCCAGACACAGACGGCGACGGCTACTGGGACGGCTGGATCGGCGTCTACGATGTCGACTATTCGGATAACGTCATCCTCTACCGGGAGAATTTGCAGTCAGGCAATGGCGTTAGCGGTGCTGACGAACGCGTCGACGAGCAGGTTGGTGTGCACGTAGTTCACCCCGAGGACCCCGGAGCGTATCTCGACAATTCTCCCGGCTCTTCCGTAAAGCGGCATTCGAACGTTCATCTCGGAGAGCTACACTGGGATAGCTTCGATCCGAGTCAGACCGCAGACCCGAATGACGACTCTGTGAAACCGGATCCATCACTCGATGTTGAGGTGGATCGATACGCCAACGCTGATTCCAGAGCCCTCCAAGCACATAGTGGCGTGGAACAGAACTATGCACTATACGGCATAAACGCAAATTTGCATTTGGACGGGGACCCCCTCAATGATAGTGATTTGACCGAGAAAAAGACAAAATGCTATCAAAAACACGGCCCCGAAGTCTGCGTAGAGACCGAAGACGAGTTTACTCCACCAACGACCTACCCAGAAGCAAAATGGATCGAGCAAGAGCACCACGATAACGAATCGCGTGCGTACATGTTCATTACGACAAAAGGTGCTGACAATCATTACAACGTCCTGCCAAGCTGGGACGGTGTCGACGGCGTTGCTTCCTCGGACGGATCGGACTGGGTACTGGGCCACGTTCACGGGTTTGGATTCGGCACGCTCGTGTTCACGAAGGACCATCAAAACGACCCAAAGCCCATTGCGTATCAAAAGACGATCGTTCACGAAATCGGCCACCTGATCGGTGCCGGTAGAAACGACGACAGCTCACGCTATGGAACTGGCGTCGTACCTGACGAAGTCTACAGTGGGAACGATGATGATCAGACGAAAGAAGATGTCGGCTTTTCTGGGCCAAACCAGTATGAGTGGAGCGTGATGAGCAGTGGCTGGAATCGGCCAGTCACCAATCGACCGATGAACGGAGATTATATTGCTTTCAGCATTGAAGAGCTATTTACAATCGAATTCGAGAATATCGATAGCCAGAATGAGTAA
- a CDS encoding ThuA domain-containing protein, protein MQHPEPEVFNVRVLARMDHPDLGDMPVAWVKPYGDGRSFYTALGHFRSAFEGEARALLGAGVRWAGGRA, encoded by the coding sequence ATCCAGCATCCCGAGCCGGAGGTCTTCAACGTCCGCGTCCTCGCGCGGATGGACCACCCAGACCTGGGGGACATGCCGGTCGCCTGGGTGAAACCCTACGGCGATGGTCGGTCCTTCTATACCGCGCTCGGACACTTTCGGTCGGCTTTTGAAGGAGAGGCGCGGGCGCTGCTCGGGGCTGGTGTGCGGTGGGCTGGCGGTCGGGCGTGA
- the rpiA gene encoding ribose-5-phosphate isomerase RpiA: protein MDEQTRDAAKRRASESAVEAVSDGDVVGLGSGSTAEHAIRILGDRVEEGLDIVGVTTSFQAREIAIEKGIDLTTLDETDGHIDVTIDGADQFAGPDLIKGGGAAHAREKIVASATDSLQIVADPTKETDVLDTVVPVEVLPDARTTVANAIREMGGEPELRWAQRKSGPVVTDNGNLLFDADFGAIDDPEALATEIATIPSVVEHGIFPGYADAVHMGTEDGVTVFEY, encoded by the coding sequence ATGGACGAGCAAACGCGCGACGCGGCGAAGCGGCGGGCGAGCGAGAGTGCGGTCGAAGCCGTCTCCGACGGCGACGTCGTCGGCCTCGGCAGCGGTTCCACAGCCGAGCACGCCATCCGCATCCTCGGCGATCGGGTCGAGGAGGGGCTCGATATCGTCGGCGTGACGACCTCCTTTCAGGCCCGGGAGATCGCCATCGAGAAGGGGATCGACCTCACGACGCTGGACGAGACCGACGGCCACATCGACGTCACGATCGACGGCGCGGACCAGTTCGCCGGCCCGGATCTGATCAAGGGCGGCGGCGCGGCCCACGCCCGCGAGAAGATCGTCGCCAGTGCGACCGACAGCCTCCAGATCGTCGCCGATCCGACCAAGGAAACCGACGTGCTGGACACTGTGGTTCCCGTGGAAGTCCTCCCCGACGCCCGGACGACGGTCGCCAACGCGATCCGCGAGATGGGCGGCGAGCCCGAACTCCGGTGGGCACAGCGCAAGAGCGGCCCGGTCGTCACCGACAACGGGAATCTCCTCTTCGATGCCGACTTTGGCGCGATTGACGATCCCGAAGCCCTCGCGACGGAGATCGCGACGATCCCCAGCGTGGTCGAACACGGGATCTTCCCCGGCTACGCTGACGCCGTTCACATGGGGACTGAAGACGGCGTGACCGTCTTCGAGTACTGA
- the rpe gene encoding ribulose-phosphate 3-epimerase has translation MARIAPSILAADFADLYGDVREVESAEILHLDVMDGHFVPNISFGPPVIDSLRDRTDLYFDTHLMIEHPGEYVGAFQDAGADRLTVHVESEDDPGDVIEAIHDHGMDAGIALNPDTDVEAVERYLDDVEVVLVMSVQPGFGGQSFMPKTLDRIEKLDAMGAAEIEVDGGVNSETGAKCVERGAETLVIGSSLFGQPDVARALADLRESIGIKDE, from the coding sequence ATGGCGCGCATCGCACCGTCGATCCTCGCGGCGGACTTCGCGGATCTCTACGGCGATGTCCGAGAAGTCGAGTCGGCCGAGATCCTCCATCTCGACGTCATGGACGGCCACTTCGTGCCGAACATCTCCTTTGGCCCGCCGGTGATCGACTCCCTCCGGGACCGGACCGATCTCTACTTCGATACGCACCTGATGATCGAACACCCGGGCGAGTACGTCGGGGCGTTTCAGGACGCCGGCGCGGATCGACTCACCGTCCACGTCGAAAGCGAGGACGATCCGGGAGACGTCATTGAAGCTATCCACGACCACGGCATGGACGCCGGGATCGCTCTCAATCCAGACACCGACGTCGAGGCGGTCGAGCGGTATCTCGACGACGTCGAGGTCGTCCTCGTGATGAGCGTCCAACCGGGCTTCGGCGGCCAGTCGTTCATGCCGAAGACGCTCGACCGAATCGAAAAGCTCGACGCGATGGGAGCCGCCGAGATCGAAGTCGACGGCGGCGTGAACAGTGAGACAGGGGCCAAGTGTGTCGAGCGCGGGGCGGAGACACTCGTCATCGGGTCGTCGCTGTTCGGCCAGCCGGACGTGGCACGGGCGCTCGCGGATCTCCGAGAGAGTATCGGTATCAAGGACGAGTAG
- the prs gene encoding ribose-phosphate diphosphokinase, producing the protein MITGTSTAQPIAMEVSNILGEPLVDLAYDGSVEAAEDVTVGADERVVIVGSTTSSQAHLELLELQERAVQRDPDDIVTVIGYMGYSRQDKLFNPGEAVSVRAIAKALSPSTDRVYSVNPHNVSVLDYFDVPAEPIDAAPQLAEPLPDDLSDPVFLGPDEDAVWLAESVQETYGEGVVDNFEKIRHSATEVEMRADDKDFTGRDVVLVDDMIATGGTMSEAVRLISKQDTDRVYVSCVHPLLVDNALSKLSRAGVKSLYATDTIDRSISRVSAAPPIADVL; encoded by the coding sequence ATGATCACGGGGACGTCGACTGCCCAGCCTATCGCGATGGAAGTCTCGAACATTCTGGGAGAGCCACTGGTCGATCTGGCCTACGACGGGAGCGTCGAGGCGGCCGAAGACGTCACCGTCGGTGCGGACGAACGGGTCGTCATCGTCGGCTCGACGACGTCGAGTCAGGCCCACCTCGAACTCCTGGAACTTCAGGAGCGGGCCGTCCAGCGCGACCCCGACGACATCGTCACGGTCATCGGCTACATGGGGTACTCCCGCCAGGATAAACTGTTCAACCCCGGGGAAGCCGTCTCGGTGCGGGCGATCGCGAAGGCACTCAGCCCGAGCACAGACCGCGTCTACTCGGTCAACCCGCACAACGTGTCGGTGCTTGATTACTTCGACGTCCCCGCCGAACCGATCGACGCGGCCCCCCAACTCGCCGAGCCGTTGCCCGATGACCTCTCCGATCCCGTCTTCCTCGGCCCCGACGAGGACGCGGTGTGGCTCGCCGAGTCCGTCCAGGAGACCTACGGCGAGGGAGTCGTGGACAACTTCGAGAAGATCCGTCACTCCGCGACCGAGGTGGAGATGCGTGCCGACGACAAGGACTTCACCGGCCGCGACGTCGTTCTCGTCGACGACATGATCGCGACGGGCGGGACGATGAGCGAGGCCGTCCGCCTCATCAGCAAGCAGGACACCGACCGCGTCTACGTCTCCTGCGTCCACCCGCTGTTGGTCGACAACGCCCTGAGCAAACTCTCCCGGGCCGGCGTGAAGTCGCTGTACGCGACCGACACGATCGACCGGTCGATCAGCCGCGTCAGCGCCGCGCCGCCGATCGCCGACGTGCTGTAG
- a CDS encoding HFX_2341 family transcriptional regulator domain-containing protein — protein MQPIDEVHVVPLGYEHDRILSPIRKHDADVVYLLTEQTHDRNLTPYQEVLVEELESDSRTVGFREVDLGDIYDVLAVVTTLAAEHAEDVVRVNVSSGGKLAAIGGAIACMATDATAYYVHVEEHVPDLESNPRTRGFEEAEVLPSYPIEAVSYDQVAILDYLAETNTDAYTAKKSDLIEFAETAELSFMTEADPANDKAKFALLNANVVDPLESDGYIAVETVGRQKQIELTETGWNVLHAFRHKLQDGR, from the coding sequence ATGCAACCCATCGATGAAGTCCACGTCGTGCCGCTGGGGTACGAGCACGACCGGATCCTCTCGCCGATTCGCAAACACGACGCCGACGTCGTCTATCTGCTCACAGAACAGACTCACGACCGGAACCTGACGCCCTATCAGGAAGTGCTCGTCGAGGAACTCGAATCCGACAGTCGCACCGTCGGGTTTCGAGAGGTCGACCTCGGCGACATCTACGACGTCCTCGCGGTCGTGACGACCCTCGCCGCCGAACACGCCGAGGATGTCGTCCGCGTCAACGTCTCCAGCGGTGGGAAACTCGCCGCCATCGGGGGTGCGATCGCCTGCATGGCGACTGATGCGACCGCCTATTACGTCCACGTCGAGGAACACGTACCGGACCTCGAATCCAACCCACGAACGCGAGGGTTCGAGGAGGCCGAGGTCCTCCCGTCGTATCCGATCGAAGCCGTCTCCTACGATCAGGTCGCGATCCTCGATTACCTGGCCGAGACGAACACCGACGCCTACACGGCGAAGAAGTCGGACCTGATCGAATTCGCCGAAACCGCCGAGCTATCCTTTATGACCGAAGCCGATCCGGCCAACGACAAGGCCAAGTTCGCGCTGTTGAACGCCAACGTCGTCGATCCGCTCGAATCTGACGGCTACATCGCGGTCGAGACAGTCGGCCGCCAGAAACAGATCGAACTCACGGAAACCGGCTGGAACGTCCTCCACGCCTTTCGGCACAAATTGCAGGACGGTCGCTGA
- a CDS encoding triose-phosphate isomerase — translation MSLSYPHFQINFKIYPETWGEGGLALAETIERVGQETGANFVVTPQIPDVRLIARETDLPVFAPAVDPVEPGRGMGTLLPEALTAAGAVGAIINHAENRDTLADIETKIDRCEGVGLESVVCVDSVEMGRAVAAFEPDQLLFERPGDIATDRAISRSHPDRIEAFLEMRDAVAPETKVRVGGGVSTAEDVRLAFELGVAATGAASAIATAKDPEGRLRAIGEVLADRD, via the coding sequence ATGAGTCTGTCGTATCCACACTTCCAGATCAATTTCAAGATCTACCCGGAGACGTGGGGCGAGGGCGGACTCGCGCTCGCGGAGACGATCGAACGCGTGGGCCAAGAGACCGGCGCGAACTTCGTCGTGACGCCCCAGATCCCCGACGTGCGATTGATCGCCCGTGAGACCGACCTGCCAGTCTTCGCGCCGGCCGTCGATCCGGTCGAGCCGGGTCGCGGAATGGGCACACTCCTTCCGGAAGCACTCACAGCAGCCGGGGCGGTTGGCGCAATCATCAACCACGCCGAGAATCGTGATACCCTGGCCGACATCGAAACCAAAATCGACCGGTGTGAGGGGGTCGGGCTGGAGTCGGTCGTCTGCGTCGATAGCGTCGAGATGGGACGAGCCGTCGCAGCGTTCGAACCCGACCAGTTGCTCTTCGAACGCCCGGGCGACATCGCAACCGACCGGGCGATCAGTCGAAGCCACCCTGATCGTATCGAGGCGTTCCTCGAGATGCGTGACGCGGTGGCTCCGGAGACAAAGGTCCGCGTCGGCGGCGGCGTCTCGACCGCCGAGGACGTCCGGCTGGCCTTCGAACTCGGCGTGGCCGCGACCGGTGCTGCGTCGGCGATCGCGACAGCGAAAGACCCCGAAGGCCGGCTCCGGGCGATCGGCGAGGTGCTCGCCGACCGCGACTGA
- a CDS encoding aldo/keto reductase, whose product MTVPTTRLPSGDELPVVGKGTYELEGETVQEPVETALDVGYTHVDTAEGYMNEPALGEVLAEHDREEVFLTSKVLAKHLNYESVIESAKQTLSDLGTDYLDLYLIHWPNPAISVRETMDAMATLKEQGLVRNVGVSNFDTYQLSAAMHVSDVAIAVNQIEFHPYLQRPDLLEYCREHDITVEAAAPLARTKVLDDPVIEELAEKYDRTPAQIVLRWATEKDVVVLPRSTSREHIEQNVDLFEFELDEPDHARIDDLDRDEAVYDTRTREWDDDVWGMAE is encoded by the coding sequence ATGACTGTCCCAACAACGCGACTCCCGAGTGGCGACGAACTTCCCGTCGTCGGGAAAGGAACCTACGAACTCGAAGGCGAGACCGTCCAGGAGCCAGTCGAGACGGCGCTGGACGTCGGATACACCCACGTCGACACCGCCGAGGGGTACATGAACGAGCCGGCCCTCGGCGAAGTGTTGGCCGAGCACGACCGCGAGGAGGTGTTCCTGACCTCGAAGGTACTCGCAAAGCACCTCAATTACGAGTCGGTGATCGAGAGCGCAAAGCAGACGCTTTCCGACCTCGGGACCGACTATCTCGACCTCTATCTGATCCACTGGCCCAATCCCGCGATCTCGGTGCGTGAGACGATGGACGCGATGGCGACGCTCAAAGAACAGGGACTCGTCCGGAACGTCGGCGTCTCGAACTTCGACACCTACCAGCTGAGTGCGGCGATGCACGTCAGCGACGTCGCGATCGCCGTCAACCAGATCGAGTTCCACCCCTATCTCCAGCGACCGGACCTGCTCGAGTACTGCCGGGAACACGACATCACCGTCGAGGCCGCCGCGCCGCTGGCCCGGACCAAAGTCCTCGACGACCCTGTCATCGAGGAACTCGCCGAGAAATACGACCGCACGCCCGCCCAGATCGTCCTCCGGTGGGCCACCGAGAAGGACGTCGTCGTGCTGCCGCGCTCGACGTCCCGGGAGCACATCGAACAGAACGTCGATCTGTTCGAGTTCGAACTCGACGAGCCAGACCACGCCCGCATCGACGACCTCGACCGCGACGAGGCCGTCTACGACACCCGGACGCGCGAGTGGGACGACGACGTCTGGGGCATGGCCGAATAG